In Juglans microcarpa x Juglans regia isolate MS1-56 chromosome 8D, Jm3101_v1.0, whole genome shotgun sequence, the following are encoded in one genomic region:
- the LOC121242381 gene encoding uncharacterized protein LOC121242381, producing MSDLNAIENEREANPSASDVLRAAAHQLIDNLVQNPTGRQCNFNEGGCTVEQFNCMHPPLYYGRGNPTLAEDWIQDIEEILRVLTCTEEQKVAYATFKLTGEAKRWWISERSIREAEGTEIGTMTVHQYAAKFTELSRFATYLIPDEEKKARKFEQGLNEKLYVRVVGFQIRNFSELVDKATVFERTLQRSAAMHEQRKRTTPTGYQSGMDQGPWKKRNEGSSSGKRLVQSNQQPYQCRTCNQVHSRECRKGAGLCFRCGKTGHYIRDCPMQNRSNQTFIPPPQRNEVSARGSNQRPTAPARVFALTPGEVEGRNDVITDTERLRNKLVVATPTGNSVVCSEILPGCPLSIEGRLMPADLIVFHMVGFDVILGMDWLASYHASMDCAKKEVVFRPLNEGEFRFTGSKVRLTPPIISTIQVGKLLHDGCQGFLACVVEAPKGEVMLE from the exons ATGTCGGATCTGAATGCGATCGAgaacgaaagggaagcaaacccgagtgcttcCGACGTTTTACGAGCAGCTGCACATCAGTTAATTGATAACCTTGTGCAGAATCCCACGGGTCGCCAGTGTAATTTCAATGAAGGGGGTTGTACTGTTGAACAATTCAATTGTATGCACCCTCCTTTATATTATGGGAGAGGCAATCCAACTTTGGCGGAGGATTGGATTCAGgacattgaggagattttgCGAGTCCTAACTTGTACTGAAGAACAAAAAGTGGCATACGCCACATTCAAGCTTACTGGGGAAGCGAAGAGGTGGTGGATCTCTGAAAGATCTATCAGGGAAGCAGAGGGGACAGAGATA GGGACAATGACGGTACATCAGTATGCTGCTAAGTTTACTGAGTTATCCCGTTTTGCTACTTATTTGATTcccgatgaggaaaagaaggcaCGCAAATTTGAGCAAGGACTGAATGAGAAACTGTACGTGCGTGTGGTGGGTTTCCAAATTCGGAACTTCTCAGAATTGGTGGATAAAGCAACAGTTTTTGAAAGAACCCTTCAAAGAAGCGCTGCAATGCATGAACAGAGAAAAAGGACTACTCCTACTGGGTACCAGTCTGGCATGGATCAGGGAccatggaaaaagaggaatgaaggtAGTAGTTCGGGAAAAAGGCTGGTTCAGAGTAATCAACAGCCCTACCAGTGTAGGACATGCAATCAAGTGCACTCCAGAGAGTGCAGAAAAGGGGCGGGATTGTGTTTTCGTTGTGGCAAAACAGGACACTACATCAGGGATTGCCCAATGCAAAATAGGAGCAACCAGACATTCATACCGCCACCTCAGAGGAATGAAGTATCGGCCCGGGGCAGCAATCAACGTCCTACTGCGCCTGCTCGAGTCTTTGCACTAACACCTGGAGAAGTTGAGGGTAGGAATGACGTGATCACTG aTACTGAAAGGTTGAGGAACAAGTTAGTGGTTGCAACCCCAACAGGAAATTCTGTAGTCTGTAGTGAGATTTTACCTGGATGCCCTCTTTCTATAGAGGGAAGACTGATGCCAGCAGATTTAATAGTTTTCCACATGGTtgggtttgatgtaattttgggtatggattggctggCTTCCTATCACGCCAGTATGGATTGTGCTAAAAAGGAAGTGGTATTCAGACCCCTTAATGAAGGTGAATTTCGGTTCACAGGGTCAAAAGTGAGGTTGACTCCACCCATCATTTCTACCATTCAGGTTGGAAAACTGTTGCAtgatggttgtcagggattccTAGCCTGTGTGGTAGAAGCGCCAAAGGGGGAAGTGATGTTGGAATAG
- the LOC121242382 gene encoding uncharacterized protein LOC121242382: MKAAQSRQKSYADKRRRQLEFAMGDKVFLRISPMKGVMRFRKKGKLSPRYIGPFEILDRFGPVAYRVALPPAFSGVHNVFHVSMLRKYIHDPTHIIDHEALQIQEDMTYTEEPLRILDRKEQVLWNRTISLVKVLWNNHAINEASWEFEEEMRVKYPHLFDGNYYSL, translated from the coding sequence atgaaagcagctcaaagccGACAGAAGAGCTATGCAGATAAACGCCGCCGTCAGTTAGAGTTTGCGATGGGAGATAAGGTATTCTTGAGAATTTCAccaatgaaaggagttatgagattcaGAAAGAAAGGTAAGTTGAGTCCCAGATACATTGGGccgtttgagattcttgatcggtTTGGACCGGTGGCGTACAGGGTGGCTCTACCACCGGCATTCTCGGGAGTGCataatgtgttccatgtgtccatGTTGAGAAAGTATATCCATGACCCCACTCACATCATAGATCATGAAGCCTTGCAGATTCAAGAGGACATGACCTACACCGAGGAACCATTGCGGATTCTGGACAGGAAAGAGCAAGTGTTGTGGAATCGAACTATTTCTTTGGTTAAAGTattgtggaataatcatgctatcaatGAAGCATCTTGGGAATTCGAGGAAGAGATGCGAGTAAAGTACCCTCATTTGTTCGATGGAAATTATTATAGCTTATAG
- the LOC121242383 gene encoding uncharacterized protein LOC121242383 — translation MAARRRVRNLGDLNENNNKRGCKFEQFNRTHPPTFNGRGDSNAVEDWIQDIEEIFNVLKEAKRWWNSKKTIREAGGIGEVSWPHFKQNFFDRFFLKANQEGRAREFTTFVQGTMAVHQYAAKFVELSRFASYLIPNEEKKTGGLKRV, via the exons ATGGCTGCTCGTCGTCGAGTTCGAAACCTTGGAGATTTGAACGAAAACAACAATAAGAGGGGCTGCAAGTTCGAGCAATTTAATCGCACTCATCCGCCCACCTTTAATGGAAGAGGCGATTCCAATGCAGTTGAGGATTGGATTCAGGACATCGAAGAGATATTCAATGTTTTGAA AGAGGCAAAGAGATGGTGGAACTCTAAGAAAACCATCAGAGAAGCTGGTGGAATTGGAGAAGTGAGCTGGCCTCACTTTAAGCAAAACTTCTTCGACCGCTTCTTTCTGAAAGCAAACCAAGAAGGTAGAGCCCGAGAGTTTACTACCTTTGTGCAAGGGACCATGGCGGTACACCAGTATGCTGCAAAATTTGTGGAGTTATCTCGCTTTGCCTCATATTTGATTCccaatgaagaaaagaaaacaggaGGTTTGAAGCGGGTTTAA